The following proteins come from a genomic window of Thermoanaerobaculia bacterium:
- a CDS encoding NAD(P)/FAD-dependent oxidoreductase, translating into MSSATTSYDAIVVGAGHNGLICAAYLAKAGRKVLVLERRHQVGGATTTEEIYPGFHYTCCSYVVSLLRPWIIRDLDLPRYGYEILPLDSTFTPFPDGRYLMRDADPERNRRAIAAFSPRDAEVYKRFGQEMAELGRLVKPVIDDVAPDPMSRNPKELLKLARLAKGIRGQGDKWLVGNAKMMTMSAVDFLSEWFESENLIAPMSVSGIIGTFLGVRSPGTAYVLLHHYMGEIDGSYRAWGLPKGGTGAIAEAIAASARDLGVEIRLEAPVDHLLLEKGVAKGVVLENGDEIRAKAVISGVDPHRTFLKLVGEKNLDPEIALQVKRFKMRGSSGKVNLALDGLPDFTCLPGYGPHLRGDITIAPSIDYLERAYDDAKYGAFSKKPFMDIVIPSLTDPTVAPPGKHTMSIFVQYAPYNLKEGAADWPNQREAFGDAVIDTLSEYAPNLKNHILHRQVLTPWDLEQIYGLTEGNIFHGELSLEQLAFLRPLAGWSRYQTPVEKLWMCASGTHPGGGIMGAPGALCARTMLEKRAV; encoded by the coding sequence GTGAGCTCCGCGACAACCAGTTACGACGCCATCGTCGTCGGCGCGGGACACAACGGCCTGATCTGCGCCGCCTACCTCGCCAAGGCCGGCCGCAAGGTCCTCGTCCTCGAGCGCCGCCATCAGGTCGGCGGCGCCACCACGACCGAAGAGATCTACCCCGGCTTCCACTACACCTGCTGCTCGTACGTCGTTTCGCTGCTCCGACCGTGGATCATCCGCGACCTCGACCTGCCGCGCTACGGCTACGAGATCCTGCCGCTCGACTCGACCTTCACGCCGTTCCCCGACGGCCGCTACCTGATGCGCGACGCCGATCCGGAGCGGAACCGCCGCGCCATCGCCGCCTTCTCGCCGCGCGACGCCGAGGTCTACAAGCGCTTCGGCCAGGAGATGGCCGAGCTCGGCCGGCTGGTGAAGCCGGTGATCGACGATGTGGCGCCCGATCCGATGTCGCGCAACCCGAAAGAGCTCCTCAAGCTCGCCCGCCTGGCGAAGGGCATCCGCGGCCAGGGCGACAAGTGGCTGGTCGGCAACGCCAAGATGATGACGATGAGCGCGGTCGACTTCCTCTCCGAGTGGTTCGAGAGCGAGAACCTGATCGCGCCGATGTCGGTCTCCGGCATTATCGGCACCTTCCTCGGCGTGCGCTCGCCCGGCACCGCGTACGTCCTCCTCCACCACTACATGGGCGAGATCGACGGCTCGTATCGCGCCTGGGGCCTGCCCAAGGGCGGCACCGGAGCGATCGCCGAGGCGATCGCGGCCTCGGCGCGCGATCTCGGCGTCGAGATCCGCCTCGAGGCGCCGGTCGATCACCTGCTGCTCGAGAAAGGCGTGGCGAAGGGCGTTGTGCTCGAAAACGGCGACGAGATCCGCGCCAAGGCGGTGATCTCCGGCGTCGATCCGCACCGCACCTTCCTGAAGCTCGTCGGCGAGAAGAACCTCGATCCGGAGATCGCGCTGCAGGTGAAGCGCTTCAAGATGCGCGGCTCGTCGGGCAAGGTGAACCTCGCCCTCGACGGCCTGCCCGACTTCACCTGCCTGCCGGGATACGGCCCGCACCTGCGCGGCGACATCACCATCGCGCCGTCGATCGACTACCTCGAGCGCGCCTACGACGACGCCAAGTACGGCGCCTTCTCCAAGAAGCCGTTCATGGACATCGTCATTCCGTCGCTCACCGACCCGACGGTGGCACCGCCCGGCAAGCACACCATGTCGATCTTCGTACAGTATGCGCCCTACAACCTCAAGGAGGGGGCCGCCGACTGGCCGAACCAGCGCGAGGCGTTCGGAGATGCGGTCATCGACACGCTCAGCGAGTACGCGCCGAATCTGAAGAACCACATCCTCCATCGCCAGGTGCTCACCCCCTGGGACCTGGAGCAGATCTACGGCCTGACCGAGGGCAACATCTTCCACGGTGAGCTGTCGCTCGAGCAGCTGGCGTTCCTGCGCCCGCTGGCCGGCTGGAGCCGCTACCAGACGCCGGTCGAGAAACTCTGGATGTGCGCCTCGGGTACCCACCCCGGCGGCGGCATCATGGGCGCCCCCGGCGCGCTCTGCGCGCGCACCATGCTCGAGAAGCGGGCGGTCTGA
- a CDS encoding NAD(P)/FAD-dependent oxidoreductase: MATTTSYDAIVIGAGPNGLAAAARLAKAGKKVLILERGAQPGGLSAKREFHPGYSVPGILHDEALTTKKAAEKLDLEKHGLKFRSAPGTYIAEQGGPGILLSADTATTAAAIATRSRHDGDNYTLYRSFLTRIQPVFEKILSEDPPPLTPNGWKEVLGLARRGLVALKLKRREMIELARVAPMCVADFLNEKFETPFLVEALAAPAVASTWSGPWSAGSNTNLLLRECTGGEYLAGGPAALVAALVAAAKAAGAELRTNSDVARIRLSNSGAVIGVTLASGETIDAPVVLSSADPKQTMLRLVAPGSLPITIEEEFRRFRARGSAAKVHLALSGPLELPAANGNHEALRIGGGHVDDLERAFDAIKYRQFSPRPNLDVRVPTVADSSLAPQGHHVVSILSSYAPYTLEGGWNEAARHALGESVVTELERHAPGVRERIVAMEVLTPLDLEHEFALTGGQIHHGELALDQLLVLRPAPSAARYATSVPGLYLGGAGNHPGGGVRPTAGLLAAEAVLKS; this comes from the coding sequence ATGGCGACCACGACAAGCTACGACGCCATCGTGATCGGTGCAGGCCCGAACGGCCTCGCCGCCGCCGCACGCCTCGCCAAGGCCGGCAAGAAGGTTCTGATCCTGGAGCGCGGAGCCCAACCGGGCGGCCTGTCGGCGAAGCGCGAGTTCCACCCCGGCTACTCGGTCCCTGGCATCCTCCACGACGAAGCCCTGACGACGAAGAAGGCCGCCGAGAAGCTGGACCTTGAGAAGCACGGACTGAAGTTCCGCTCCGCGCCGGGAACGTACATCGCCGAGCAGGGCGGTCCCGGCATACTGCTTTCTGCCGACACCGCCACGACCGCAGCCGCGATCGCAACGCGATCGCGCCACGACGGCGACAACTACACCCTTTACCGGTCCTTTCTGACCCGGATCCAACCGGTGTTCGAGAAGATCCTGAGCGAAGATCCGCCGCCGCTCACTCCGAATGGCTGGAAAGAGGTGCTGGGCCTCGCGCGCCGCGGACTCGTGGCTCTCAAGCTCAAGAGAAGAGAGATGATCGAGCTGGCGCGCGTCGCTCCGATGTGCGTCGCCGACTTCCTGAACGAGAAGTTCGAGACCCCATTCCTGGTCGAAGCGCTGGCGGCTCCGGCCGTCGCCTCCACCTGGAGCGGTCCTTGGTCCGCCGGTAGCAACACGAACCTCCTGCTGCGGGAGTGCACCGGCGGCGAGTACCTTGCAGGTGGGCCGGCGGCACTCGTCGCCGCCCTGGTCGCCGCGGCGAAGGCAGCCGGAGCGGAGCTCCGGACGAATTCCGACGTCGCGCGGATCCGGTTGTCGAACAGCGGCGCGGTCATCGGCGTCACCCTCGCCTCGGGCGAGACGATCGACGCGCCGGTTGTCCTCTCCTCCGCCGACCCGAAGCAGACGATGCTCCGCCTCGTCGCGCCGGGCTCGCTGCCGATCACGATCGAGGAGGAGTTCCGCCGCTTCCGCGCCCGCGGCAGCGCGGCCAAGGTGCACCTCGCCCTCTCCGGCCCGCTCGAGCTGCCGGCCGCCAACGGAAACCACGAGGCGCTCCGCATTGGCGGCGGCCACGTCGACGACCTCGAGCGCGCCTTCGACGCCATCAAGTACCGTCAGTTCTCGCCGCGCCCCAATCTCGACGTGCGCGTCCCCACGGTCGCCGACTCGAGCCTCGCGCCGCAAGGCCACCACGTCGTCTCGATTCTCTCGAGCTACGCCCCCTACACGCTCGAAGGTGGCTGGAACGAAGCGGCAAGGCACGCCCTCGGCGAGAGCGTCGTCACCGAGCTCGAGCGCCACGCCCCCGGCGTGCGCGAGCGCATCGTCGCGATGGAGGTGCTGACACCGCTCGACCTCGAGCACGAGTTCGCCCTCACCGGCGGCCAGATCCATCACGGCGAGCTCGCCCTCGACCAACTCCTCGTGCTGCGCCCGGCTCCCTCCGCCGCGCGCTACGCCACCAGCGTCCCCGGCCTCTACCTCGGCGGCGCCGGCAACCACCCCGGCGGCGGCGTCCGCCCGACGGCGGGGCTGCTCGCCGCCGAAGCGGTTCTGAAGAGCTAG
- a CDS encoding alpha/beta hydrolase produces MTVVLWCLIPLRPTVAPIQPRPETRFWEMEKGYRIAYQSLPARAVPGASPGAPIVFLHGGPGGYVHSAIVRTLSPLAERGHDLYFYDQVGSGLSDRLARPRDYSFLNHVADLDEIVSRRISPAGGRVILIGHSYGGFVAAEYLALHPDRVERLVLSSPGEIQPTLFDDAGRWVNEIRYPVPPTLRFVAPLEVPLDGLRFWPPRALAAMALSIVNVKLMEDREADGVLNGLAADFTRGMVCEPLNVQPEEGGAGFYSHGWSGWYGELEDPRPLLRKRDQPALVLQGACDMLSYAGTYEYVDLLPRARYHFIEGAGHILWWDRPAEYLGAIDEFLAESLR; encoded by the coding sequence GTGACAGTCGTGCTGTGGTGCCTGATTCCGCTCCGGCCGACGGTGGCGCCGATACAGCCGCGACCGGAGACGCGCTTCTGGGAGATGGAGAAGGGCTATCGCATCGCCTACCAGAGTCTTCCGGCGAGGGCTGTCCCGGGCGCCTCGCCTGGAGCACCGATCGTGTTTCTGCATGGCGGACCGGGGGGTTACGTCCATTCTGCGATCGTGCGGACGTTGTCGCCGCTCGCCGAGCGCGGGCACGATCTCTATTTCTACGACCAGGTGGGTTCCGGTCTCTCCGACCGCCTCGCGAGGCCCCGGGATTACTCCTTTCTCAACCATGTCGCCGACCTCGACGAGATCGTCTCGCGGAGGATCTCTCCCGCCGGCGGCAGGGTCATCTTGATCGGCCACTCCTATGGCGGATTCGTCGCCGCCGAGTATCTGGCGCTGCACCCGGATCGGGTAGAGCGCCTGGTGCTTTCTTCCCCGGGGGAGATCCAGCCGACCCTTTTCGACGATGCCGGTCGATGGGTGAACGAGATTCGATACCCGGTGCCGCCTACCCTGCGCTTCGTGGCGCCGCTCGAGGTGCCCCTCGATGGTTTGCGTTTCTGGCCACCGCGCGCGCTCGCCGCGATGGCCCTCAGCATCGTGAACGTCAAGCTGATGGAGGACCGGGAGGCCGACGGCGTGCTCAACGGATTAGCCGCCGACTTCACCCGTGGCATGGTCTGCGAGCCGCTGAACGTCCAACCCGAAGAGGGCGGCGCCGGCTTCTATTCCCACGGCTGGAGCGGCTGGTACGGTGAACTCGAGGATCCACGGCCGCTGCTGCGAAAGCGAGACCAGCCGGCGCTGGTGCTTCAGGGCGCCTGCGACATGCTCTCCTATGCGGGGACCTACGAGTACGTCGATCTTCTGCCTCGGGCGCGCTACCACTTCATCGAGGGCGCCGGCCACATCCTTTGGTGGGACCGCCCTGCGGAGTACCTGGGAGCAATCGACGAATTTCTCGCCGAATCGCTTCGCTGA
- a CDS encoding PD40 domain-containing protein, with protein sequence MRRSVSPVLVIACLVTALGLDAGPAGAREPEKKKPKDPVAEINQPQPGARRIAFEASQGTWTSVDVSPDGATIVFDLLGDLYDLPIGGGKARRLTSGPAWDSQPRYSPDGKTIAFTSDRGGIENIWLADADGKDPRALTEEKDAYTRTADWTPDGEFLIARREDGKLAGIPPVELYLWSRHGGAGVKLTNSDDTHNSSGAVASTDGRFIYFARRQRPFSYIPNLQDGLFQVARHDRRTGEVAQITGGVGGGVRPALSPDGTKLSYLSRRDGDTVLVLRDLSSGTERILARGLGKDEMEGFAAADLYPGYSFTPDGLSIVISDRGRIARFSIGDGARTEIPWIADVEQWAAPRVSFQDGVAKGPLQVKVLRRPQQSADGRAIVFEALGRLWRQPVEDGKAVGEPARLVREVGESSREYAPAISPDGKTVAFVSWSDRDLGAVWKVPLAGGTPTKLTQVAAHYANPVWSPSGARLLIFKGSGLELRGRQPEEEQSFELHWLPSSGGTTTYIANVGLGAGQIFHPYAAFLRDDRAPEDAERVLYAVTVPGKKPQDEAKTDLVSIRLDGSDKKTHLRLPVTAEVSPSPDGRWVAFTSRDEVYLGAWPPVRTAETVELALESSPLPVVRLTEVAGAFLGWADGGRTLTWGLGNTFHRLPIDRALAFIADEKKRAALKAKADDGADKKKEKKGGSEGQGDEKKENELKLPKSDEIKIALTVPRAKPSGSFVLKNARVVTMRGDEILSSADVVVTDNRIVGVGAPGKVAVPAGATTFDASGKTILPGFIDTHAHLHYSAFELFPETKWEYLANLAYGVTTTYDPSAPTVDVFAQAEMVEAGRMVGPRTYSSGMVLYGGQAQDIWAKVDSLEDARRQVQRMQAWGATMIKVYQQPRRAQRRWFVEAAREEHMLLTAEGGGELFSDLSMAMDGFTAFEHSLPVELGDDAAQFLAATKTTYTPTLLVSYGGPWGELYFWQERNAHADPKLNRFTPHFALDAWGRRHPWVEPSEYQFPLVAEGVAKVAHAGGNISLGAHGQVQGLGPHWEIWAMAGEGGRGKALTAHEALRAATERAAEKIGLLPDLGTIESGKLADMIVLDADPIADIHNTTKIHWVVKNGEIYEGETMKRVWPSVVEPPLQYWQQQP encoded by the coding sequence ATGCGCCGATCGGTGTCGCCGGTTCTCGTCATCGCCTGTCTCGTCACCGCTCTCGGACTCGATGCGGGCCCTGCCGGAGCCAGGGAACCGGAGAAGAAGAAGCCCAAGGACCCGGTGGCGGAGATCAACCAGCCGCAGCCGGGGGCCCGCCGGATCGCTTTCGAAGCGAGCCAAGGAACGTGGACTTCGGTCGACGTGTCGCCCGACGGCGCGACGATCGTCTTCGACCTCCTGGGCGATCTTTACGACCTGCCGATCGGCGGCGGCAAGGCGCGCCGGCTCACCTCCGGCCCGGCCTGGGACTCGCAGCCGCGTTACTCGCCCGACGGCAAGACGATCGCCTTCACCAGCGACCGCGGCGGCATCGAGAACATCTGGCTCGCCGACGCCGACGGCAAAGACCCGCGGGCGCTCACCGAGGAGAAGGATGCGTATACCCGGACAGCGGACTGGACGCCGGACGGCGAGTTCCTGATCGCGCGCCGCGAGGACGGCAAGCTCGCCGGCATCCCGCCGGTCGAGCTCTACCTGTGGAGCCGCCACGGTGGCGCCGGTGTCAAGCTGACGAACTCCGACGACACGCACAACTCCTCCGGCGCGGTGGCTTCGACGGACGGCCGCTTTATCTACTTCGCACGCCGCCAGCGCCCGTTCAGCTACATTCCGAATCTGCAGGATGGGCTCTTCCAGGTGGCACGGCACGATCGCCGCACCGGTGAGGTTGCGCAGATCACCGGCGGCGTCGGCGGCGGAGTGCGTCCGGCGCTCTCGCCCGACGGTACGAAGCTCTCGTACCTGAGCCGCCGCGACGGCGACACGGTGCTGGTGTTGCGTGACCTCTCGAGCGGAACGGAGCGGATTCTGGCGCGTGGCCTCGGCAAGGACGAGATGGAGGGCTTCGCCGCCGCTGACCTCTACCCTGGCTACTCGTTCACGCCCGACGGTCTGTCGATCGTGATCTCCGATCGCGGACGGATCGCGCGCTTCTCGATCGGAGACGGCGCCCGCACCGAAATTCCGTGGATCGCCGACGTCGAGCAATGGGCGGCGCCGCGCGTCAGCTTCCAGGACGGCGTCGCCAAGGGCCCCCTCCAGGTGAAAGTGCTGCGCCGGCCGCAGCAGAGCGCCGACGGCCGCGCCATCGTCTTCGAAGCGCTCGGCCGCCTCTGGCGTCAGCCGGTCGAGGATGGCAAGGCAGTGGGCGAGCCGGCGCGGTTGGTGAGAGAAGTGGGCGAATCCTCCCGCGAGTACGCGCCGGCGATCTCGCCCGACGGCAAGACGGTCGCCTTCGTCTCGTGGAGCGACCGCGACCTGGGCGCCGTCTGGAAGGTGCCGCTCGCCGGCGGCACGCCGACGAAGCTGACCCAGGTCGCCGCGCACTACGCCAACCCGGTCTGGTCGCCGTCGGGCGCCAGGCTCCTGATCTTCAAGGGCTCGGGCCTCGAGCTCCGCGGCCGTCAGCCGGAGGAGGAGCAGAGCTTCGAGCTCCACTGGCTGCCGTCGTCCGGCGGCACGACGACCTACATCGCGAACGTCGGCCTGGGTGCGGGTCAGATCTTCCACCCCTACGCAGCTTTCCTGCGCGACGATCGGGCCCCGGAGGACGCCGAGCGCGTCCTCTACGCCGTAACGGTACCGGGCAAGAAGCCGCAAGACGAAGCGAAAACCGACCTGGTCTCGATCCGGCTCGATGGCAGCGACAAGAAGACGCACTTGCGCCTGCCGGTGACCGCCGAAGTCTCGCCCTCGCCCGACGGGCGCTGGGTCGCCTTCACCTCGCGCGACGAGGTCTACCTCGGTGCGTGGCCGCCGGTGAGGACCGCCGAGACGGTCGAGCTCGCGCTCGAGAGCTCGCCGCTGCCGGTCGTGCGGCTCACCGAAGTTGCCGGCGCGTTCCTCGGCTGGGCCGACGGTGGCCGAACGCTGACCTGGGGTCTCGGCAACACCTTCCATCGCCTGCCGATCGACCGCGCCCTGGCGTTCATCGCCGACGAGAAGAAGAGGGCGGCGCTCAAGGCGAAGGCGGACGACGGCGCCGACAAGAAGAAGGAGAAGAAGGGCGGAAGCGAGGGCCAGGGCGACGAGAAGAAGGAGAACGAGCTCAAGCTGCCGAAGTCGGACGAGATCAAAATCGCGCTCACCGTGCCGCGCGCAAAACCCTCAGGTTCGTTCGTGCTCAAGAACGCCCGCGTCGTCACCATGCGCGGTGACGAGATCCTGTCGTCGGCCGACGTCGTGGTCACCGACAACCGGATTGTCGGCGTCGGCGCGCCGGGCAAAGTTGCGGTACCGGCGGGCGCCACGACCTTCGACGCCAGCGGCAAGACGATCCTCCCGGGTTTCATCGACACTCACGCCCACCTCCACTACTCGGCGTTCGAGCTCTTCCCGGAGACCAAGTGGGAGTACCTCGCGAATCTCGCCTACGGCGTCACGACGACCTACGACCCGTCGGCGCCGACCGTCGACGTCTTCGCGCAGGCCGAGATGGTGGAGGCGGGCCGCATGGTCGGCCCGCGCACCTACTCCTCCGGCATGGTGCTCTATGGCGGCCAGGCGCAGGACATCTGGGCCAAGGTCGACAGCCTCGAGGACGCGCGGCGCCAGGTGCAGCGGATGCAGGCCTGGGGCGCCACCATGATCAAGGTCTACCAGCAGCCGCGCCGGGCGCAGCGCCGCTGGTTCGTCGAGGCGGCGCGAGAGGAGCACATGCTGCTCACCGCCGAGGGCGGCGGCGAACTGTTCTCTGACTTGTCGATGGCGATGGACGGCTTCACCGCCTTCGAGCACTCGCTGCCCGTCGAACTCGGCGACGACGCGGCGCAGTTTCTCGCCGCAACGAAGACGACATACACCCCGACGCTGCTGGTCTCTTACGGCGGGCCGTGGGGCGAGCTCTACTTCTGGCAGGAGAGGAACGCCCACGCCGACCCGAAGCTCAACCGGTTCACGCCGCATTTCGCGCTCGACGCCTGGGGGCGCCGTCACCCGTGGGTGGAGCCGTCGGAGTACCAGTTCCCGCTGGTCGCGGAGGGCGTCGCCAAGGTGGCGCACGCCGGCGGCAACATCTCGCTCGGCGCCCACGGCCAGGTGCAGGGGCTGGGGCCGCACTGGGAGATCTGGGCCATGGCGGGTGAGGGCGGTCGCGGCAAGGCGCTCACGGCGCACGAAGCCCTGCGCGCCGCGACCGAGCGCGCCGCCGAGAAGATCGGCCTGTTGCCCGACCTCGGCACGATCGAAAGCGGCAAGCTCGCCGACATGATCGTGCTCGACGCCGACCCGATCGCCGACATCCACAACACGACGAAGATCCACTGGGTGGTGAAGAACGGCGAGATCTACGAGGGCGAGACCATGAAGCGGGTCTGGCCGAGCGTCGTCGAGCCGCCGCTCCAGTACTGGCAGCAGCAGCCGTAG
- a CDS encoding MBL fold metallo-hydrolase, protein MSQWTPPKASRWIVLAIGLAGTLGAAGLTRGESSAAAPGVDVVFLANEGVYLTGGERGVLLDGCVRVPYLEYGAVPDEVWEKLLRGEAPFERLDLVLVSHAHRDHFQVEAARELLLARRETRWVVHREVATAIESGWTRWPEVTGQVTAVAPVDGERAAYRVAGLEVELLRLPHGPARSMPENLAHVVQIGGRTLVHVGDARASREDLARAGLQGRRFDVALLPFWYWGSPTWSAALDALAGRLGSVALHRPPGDPLPTRGEGSPHDFSRPLERLHY, encoded by the coding sequence TTGAGCCAGTGGACACCTCCGAAAGCGAGCCGCTGGATCGTCCTGGCGATCGGTCTAGCCGGGACGCTGGGCGCGGCCGGCTTGACCCGCGGCGAGTCCTCCGCAGCGGCGCCCGGCGTCGACGTGGTCTTTCTCGCCAACGAGGGCGTCTACCTCACCGGCGGAGAACGCGGCGTGCTCCTCGACGGCTGCGTGCGCGTGCCCTACCTCGAGTACGGTGCCGTGCCGGACGAGGTCTGGGAGAAGCTCCTGCGGGGTGAAGCGCCGTTCGAGCGCCTGGACCTGGTGCTCGTTTCGCACGCGCACCGGGATCACTTCCAGGTCGAGGCGGCGCGCGAGCTCCTGCTCGCTCGCCGTGAGACCCGCTGGGTCGTGCATCGCGAGGTGGCGACGGCGATCGAGTCCGGCTGGACGCGCTGGCCGGAGGTCACGGGCCAGGTCACGGCCGTGGCTCCCGTCGACGGCGAACGAGCGGCCTACCGCGTGGCAGGCCTCGAGGTCGAGCTCCTCCGGTTGCCGCATGGCCCCGCCCGGTCGATGCCCGAGAATCTCGCCCACGTCGTCCAGATCGGCGGCCGCACCCTGGTCCACGTCGGCGACGCTCGCGCCAGCCGCGAGGACCTTGCGCGGGCCGGCCTCCAGGGTCGCAGGTTCGACGTCGCCCTGCTGCCGTTCTGGTACTGGGGGAGCCCGACCTGGAGCGCCGCCCTCGACGCTCTCGCCGGGCGACTCGGCAGCGTCGCGCTCCATCGTCCGCCCGGAGATCCTCTGCCGACGCGTGGCGAAGGCTCGCCGCACGACTTTTCGCGCCCGCTCGAGAGACTCCACTACTGA
- a CDS encoding aminoacetone oxidase family FAD-binding enzyme: MTEEVDLATVGAGAGGLMAAIQAARRAPGARILVLDGARSLGAKILVAGGGRCNVTHFEVEASDFAGSSRNSIAKVLRELPVPATIDFFRGIGVELKREPTGKLFPVTDKARTVLEALLRAAREAGVTLLYPRRVTAIARTPGGFVLSGDWGEVAARRVVLAAGGQALPKSGSDGGGYALARALGHTTTATLFPSLVPLLVPEGHWLRTVQGIAVPAGIEVRAGTGKRLSTFRGDLLCTHFGLSGPVVLDASRHFLAARQADPQARFVVAFLPDATAEKLSLELANLARRSLGRWLAEKLPDRLADALLRSAGLDPAANALRLKKEERQALLRALLEHEIPVTGDRGFVHAEATAGGIPLDQVRLETMESRLCPGLHLCGEILDVDGRIGGFNFQWAWASGTVAGRGAVAGLAADARGATDTAGSRK; encoded by the coding sequence ATGACTGAGGAGGTCGATCTCGCGACCGTCGGCGCCGGGGCGGGGGGGCTCATGGCGGCGATCCAGGCCGCCCGTCGGGCGCCGGGCGCGCGCATCCTCGTTCTCGACGGGGCGCGGTCGCTGGGAGCGAAGATCCTGGTCGCCGGCGGCGGGCGCTGCAACGTCACCCATTTCGAGGTCGAAGCCTCCGATTTCGCGGGCTCCTCCCGGAACTCGATCGCCAAGGTGCTGCGCGAGCTGCCGGTGCCGGCGACGATCGATTTCTTCCGCGGGATCGGCGTCGAGTTGAAGCGCGAACCGACCGGCAAGCTGTTTCCGGTCACCGACAAGGCACGCACCGTTCTCGAAGCCCTGCTGCGCGCGGCGCGGGAGGCCGGGGTCACGCTCCTTTATCCGCGCCGCGTGACCGCCATCGCGCGCACCCCTGGCGGCTTCGTGCTCTCCGGCGACTGGGGCGAAGTGGCGGCCCGGCGAGTGGTTCTCGCCGCCGGCGGCCAGGCGCTACCGAAGAGCGGTTCGGACGGCGGGGGCTACGCCCTGGCGCGCGCTCTCGGCCACACCACGACGGCGACCCTCTTCCCTTCGCTGGTGCCGCTCCTCGTGCCGGAGGGCCACTGGCTGCGCACCGTCCAGGGGATCGCCGTGCCGGCCGGCATCGAAGTCCGCGCCGGCACTGGCAAGCGACTCTCGACCTTTCGCGGCGACCTCCTCTGCACCCACTTCGGGCTCTCCGGGCCAGTGGTGCTCGACGCCAGCCGCCACTTCCTCGCCGCGCGCCAGGCCGACCCGCAGGCGCGCTTCGTGGTCGCCTTCCTGCCCGACGCGACGGCCGAGAAGCTCTCTCTGGAGCTCGCCAACCTCGCCCGCCGCAGCCTCGGACGCTGGCTGGCGGAGAAGCTTCCCGACCGGCTCGCCGACGCCCTGTTGCGCAGCGCCGGGCTCGACCCGGCCGCGAACGCCCTGCGGCTCAAGAAGGAAGAGCGTCAGGCGCTCCTCCGGGCCCTTCTCGAGCACGAGATTCCGGTCACCGGCGATCGCGGCTTCGTCCATGCCGAGGCGACCGCCGGTGGAATTCCGCTCGATCAGGTGCGCCTCGAAACGATGGAGTCGCGGCTCTGCCCCGGCCTTCACCTCTGCGGCGAGATCCTCGACGTCGACGGCCGCATCGGCGGCTTCAACTTCCAGTGGGCCTGGGCGAGCGGAACCGTCGCCGGGCGCGGCGCGGTCGCGGGGCTCGCTGCCGACGCACGTGGCGCGACGGACACCGCTGGCTCCCGGAAGTAG
- a CDS encoding Ig-like domain-containing protein codes for MSRSPVARPFALLVAALLLNSCLSVQTRHRPISGAGGASDGSGGIALQVFADDDAQKAGTPGPRGLFIELERKEGKRFTPVFRSLEPAWSVMGLPPGEYRLRFPARLDETGNAVTLDEDPRTVKVKAEEVTEVDTVLEHVDEGLIVAGVVAAVALAIFLDVHDLPVPPVPPIPPPLDVVDAIFWISLDASTTPVYGPPGGWVPAGPGRTPVVTSHFPPDGASVTADRVRITFALSGPLDGHTLQDDGIVVLGETSGLLPGHTTYDGNRWWLVWEGDADLPRDETFHITLAKDAVEDLAGNELAAPVSFSFETAP; via the coding sequence ATGAGCCGTTCTCCTGTCGCCCGTCCGTTCGCGCTGCTCGTCGCGGCGCTGCTCCTCAACTCCTGCCTCTCGGTGCAGACGCGGCATCGCCCGATATCTGGCGCCGGCGGCGCCAGCGACGGCAGCGGCGGCATCGCCTTGCAGGTCTTCGCCGACGACGACGCGCAGAAGGCCGGCACCCCGGGACCCCGTGGCCTCTTCATCGAGCTCGAGCGCAAGGAGGGCAAGCGCTTCACGCCGGTCTTCCGCTCGCTCGAGCCGGCCTGGAGCGTCATGGGCCTGCCGCCCGGCGAGTATCGCCTGCGCTTCCCGGCGCGCCTCGATGAGACCGGCAACGCCGTCACCCTCGACGAGGACCCGCGCACCGTGAAGGTCAAGGCGGAAGAGGTCACCGAGGTCGACACGGTCCTCGAGCATGTCGACGAAGGGCTGATCGTCGCCGGCGTCGTCGCGGCGGTGGCGCTCGCGATCTTCCTCGACGTTCATGACCTGCCGGTGCCGCCGGTGCCACCGATCCCGCCGCCGCTCGACGTCGTCGACGCGATCTTCTGGATCTCGCTCGACGCCTCGACGACTCCGGTCTACGGCCCTCCGGGAGGCTGGGTTCCGGCCGGTCCGGGCCGCACGCCGGTGGTGACCTCGCACTTCCCACCCGACGGCGCCAGCGTCACGGCCGACCGCGTGCGCATCACTTTCGCGCTCTCGGGACCGCTCGACGGTCACACATTGCAGGACGACGGCATCGTCGTCCTCGGCGAGACGAGCGGCCTCCTGCCCGGGCACACGACCTACGACGGCAACCGCTGGTGGCTGGTCTGGGAGGGGGACGCCGATCTGCCGCGCGACGAGACGTTCCACATCACCCTGGCGAAGGATGCCGTCGAGGATCTCGCCGGCAACGAGCTCGCAGCGCCGGTGAGCTTCAGTTTCGAGACCGCGCCTTAG